In the genome of Lathyrus oleraceus cultivar Zhongwan6 chromosome 4, CAAS_Psat_ZW6_1.0, whole genome shotgun sequence, the window AAAAATGTTTCACAAAGGTATTATAAATCCAATTGTCTCTCCTACAAAAATCCAATATGATTTACCAAGAGAAGTTCCTACAAAAATTACACCTAGTTCTTCATCTGGTAATCCATCTTACTCTTCCAATTGTTTACTGGATTTGTCTTTTCCTGATATTAATCTTCCAATTGCTTTTAGGAAAAAAATTCTTGACCTTAATATCCCAATTGCTAATAGGAAACGTACTCAAACATGTACTGAACACCCCATGTCTAATTACTTGTCATATTACAAGTTATCACACACTCACAAGGCATATGTGTCTAGGATTTCAAATTTGTTTGTGCCCAGAACTATTCAAGAAGCATTAGGTGATCTGAATTGGAAATTAGCAGTGAAAAAAGAGATGGATACTCTAAGGAAAATTAATACTTAGAGTATCACTGATCTACCTCATAACAAATGGGAAGTTAGATGTAAATGGGTGTTGATAGTGAAATGAAAGGATGATGGAAATGTAGAAAGGTAAAAAGGAAGGCTTGTAGCAAAAGGTATTATTTAAACTCATGGTATAGACTACCAAGAGACTTTTGCCCTCGTTGCTAAGATTAATTCCATCAAAATTCTTCTCTCTCTTGTAGTAAATTTCAACTTGACACTACATCAATTTGATGTTAAAAATGATTTTTTGAATGGAGAATTATATGAAGAAGTATATATGAGTTTACCTCCGGGATTTGAAGAAAATCTTGGAACAGACAAAGTCTGCAAATTGAAAAAGTCCTTATATGGATTAAAACAATCACCAAGGGCCTAGTTTGAAAGATTTGGAAGTGTTGTTAAGAAACATGGTTTCACCCAAAGTTAAGAAGATCACACATTGTTTTTTAAACATTCACATGAATGTAAGATTCCTATTTTAATTATGTATGTCGATGACATTATCATGGAAGGAGATGATGTTAACGAGATAGGTGATCTAAAGAGAAGACTTGAAGCTGAATTTGATATCAAGGACCTTGGAAAATTAAAGTATTTTCTCGGGATGGAGTTCACAAGGTCTAAGGAGGGAATCTTTCTCAATCAACGCAAATATATACTTGATTTACTCACAGAAACGGGGATGATAGGGTGTAAAGCAGCAGAAACACCAATGGATCTCAATGTAAAGCTGAAGGCAGCATCTGAAGATGAAATGCTAAATAGAGAACGCTACCAACGAATGGTCGGTAGACTAATTTATTTGTCTCATACAAGGCCTGATATAGCCTTTGCAGTAAGTGTGATAAGTCATCTTGTGCATGCACTAGGACCAACTCATTTTGAAGCTATTTTCTGAATTTTGAGATATTTGAAGGAACTCCAGGGAAGGGGTTCATGTTCAAAAGCAGAGGGCATATACAAGTGAAGGCTTACACAGATGTTGATTGGGTAGGTAATATAAATGGCAGGAGGTCTACTTCAGGCTATTGTACTTTTGTAGGTGGAAACTTAGTTTCATGGAGAAGTAAAAAACAACATGGTGTACCTAGGAGCAGTGCAGAGGTTGAATTCCGCTATGTGGCCCATGGTTTTGATGAAGTATTATGGATTAAAAAATTCACTGAGGAATTGAAGCTCTCTATCCCAACACCAATTAAGGTTTATTGTGATAATAAGACATCTATTTCCATTGCCTATAATCTTGTCCTACACGATAGAATGAAACATGTTGAAGTGGACAAGCACTTCATTAAGAAAAAATTGATAGTGGTGAAATTTGTATGTCCTATGTACCTACCATAAGTCAAGTAGGAAATGTTCTCACAAAGAGACAATTTGATGATATGGTGAGCAAGCTTGCAATGAATGACATATTCATGCcaacttgagggggagtgttaGAAGTTATTAGAGAGATAAGTACATAATCAACATATTATATGTTATATAACTCATCATATTTAGAATTAGTATTTATAGGAAGAATAATTTCTCTGATTCTCAGGCCATATTTAGGATTATTGATTTGTCCCTTGTATTCTATAAATACCTTTCATGTATTACTTACTGATATATCAAAGAAATATAAATTGTTTGTTTCTTTAGACTTCCTAGATACTTATACACATATCTAGcagtacttcttctgtcaactaTGTCTTCACACCAATCAGAGTCTGAGTAACACATCAGCTATGACTTGGTCTTTTCTCCAtaagggaacaaaactccatacttcagagttcccttaATATACCTCATAAACCTGACAGCAACTTCATAATGAGACCACTTCGATTTACTCATGAACCTATTAACCAATCCAACTGCATAACAAATGTCATGTCTGGTGTTACACAAATACTTCAGAGAGCCAACGAACTACCTGAAAGTTGTAACATCTACATCACAACTTTTAGAATCATAATCCAATTTATGATTTGTGTTTGCAGGTGTGACAGCAACCTTACAATTCAGCAGCTCCAAactcttcagaagctcaagttcttctttcatggccttcatccacactttcttcttgagagcTTCTTCAATACTCACTTGTTCATAGTCTACTAATATGGCACATTGAACGACTTCTCCCTCAGATTCTACTTCATTATctttcaacatgtcaaactctaCAAATCTTACTAGTATTTGTCTGATTCTTTGTGTCCACTGAACTTGTTCAGAATCTCCTTCTGATTTTGGAACAGTATCATATGCTTGACCACCCTCAGAAGTTGGACCACCTTTACAAGCTCCACCTCCGTAAGCTTCATCTCCAGAGATTGGATTACCTCCAGATTTTGGATCATCATCAGAATCTGGATCagaatcagattcaccttcagaATTAGACTCGCCTTGAGAGTCTTCTTCATCTTCAGAGTCACCTTCAgactctgactcatcttcagCTTTAGAGTTATCTTCTgactctgactcatcttcagaacCCTCATGTTCTGAATCTACTTTAGAACCTTCAGATTCAGGCTCATCTTCTGATTCTGACTCATATTCAGAATCAGACTCGacttcagattcagagtcatctTCTGACTCTGACTCATATTCAGTCTCCTTCAGAATCAGAAATCGTCAATCGCATAAGTTCATCACCGTCATCAGACTTATAGGCCATCAATAGCACAAGTTCATCATCTAATATCCTTTAGCTATGTTTGCTTCTTCTGacttcctttccttgtttgaccaacaatccTTAGCAAAGTGGCCAAACCTATTACAACCGTAGCATTGAACCATTCTCTTGTCAAGCTTCTCCCTTCCCTTATGATGTTTCTTCTCATAAGAATATGAGGCTTTTTACTCCTGAGGCCTACCATGTCTTTTCTTGGCCTCTGACCAAGACTGCTTCTAGTCCTTCTTAACAAAAGAAGCTTTCAGATCGTGCTCTACCTCTCTCTCAGGGTTCTTTCAATAAGATGCAACTCTTGCGCCTCTAAACTTCTTTGCAACTTTTCTATTATCTCGGTGCTCAGATCCTTAGAATGTCCAATTGCTATAACAATATAATCAAACTaaggagtaagagatctaagtaccttctcaatgatactttcttcagagagagtttctccacacgacttcatctcatttgtgatcagaattACTCTTGAGATGTAGTTAGGTAActtctcattattcttcatgcTGAGATTCTCATACTACTTACGTAAAGACTAAAGTTTTAACTTCTTTACTGATGCATCACCGCTGTAGCACCGTACCAGTGTGTCCCATGCAGCCTTCGCCTTCGTCAAATCATCGATTTTCTCAAACTTTCACATtcacacactgatggatgtagaacagGACCATCTGATCCTTCTTTCTCGGACCACGCTGAACATTTCTATGAGCATCCGTTGCATTTTCTAGAAGTGGAACCAGAATGTAATCgtcattgacgagatcaagaacatcttgagtgccaaataacacacacatctaaatcatccaacgattccagttcTTGCCATCGAACACTGGAAGCTTGGTACTCAGATTACTgtttttcttcatcttcatccttgTGCAAAACTCAGATCTCACCAAATACTAGTGTTTCCCAATCCCGCAAAATCAAAAAATGTGATCCGGTTACAATTCCAATCAAAAGTTGAACACAAACTCAAGAAACGAAATGAATCACAAAATGCCTCACTGTTCACTCGTGTTTCTCCGTGGATCTGAACcagagctctagataccaattgttggtgcacaagataaagaagatgaagatgaaacaagagagagaagagagaataacaCACAGAAAATGGTTGCACACACATTGCACTACAATGCTCAGTAGATACAACTGATGACAACTACAatatatacacaaataataatgTCACGTAGACAACATACGTCTACACTAGCTAAGTTAAGTTTAACAAAATAAATACTACaaatataaaaaatgaattaCTTCTAACAATTAAGTACACTCGGATACCAAATAATATACAATAGTGATAAATATTATGCCTTTATGATAAATATGAATATAAAGATAAATGATAAGTATATACATGATCAATATCAAAAAAAAAATAGTGTGATATCATATgacattttttttataaaatgttATTAAAAAATAAGGAGAAACAACACTTTAAAAAAATTATATCGActtttaaataaaattaataaattttaGAATTTATAGCTCTTATAAATCTGCTAAAAAGTATCAAACAATCATCTTTATTAAAAGAGCTATtcttttttaattaaaataataatttaaattaaaaaatggTTTTAATTATTTAAGATATTCCTTGAGATATTTTTTTTAAAGCGCTATAAATTTCAGATTGAAAAATTACAACAACAAAAATTATAAAAAGTTATTTTAACAACACTTTTATAAATAAGCGCTATTAAAAGTATTATAAAATAACTAGCTAGGTAGTACGTGAGCTCGAAAACATAACATTTTTCATAAAAGAGCTATCGATTTTGTGCATGTGTCTTTTTTAAGGAGTCTAGTGAAAATTAATAGCGAAATTTTATTAAGCAAATATTATAAATTTTTGTCCTTGATAGTTTTAAGAACTCACATGATTAGACATCAAAGGCGAGTACGGTGATCTACCATCTTCCTCATTCATTTATTTTATATTTGAGACACCATCATCTTAATCATTTCTTCATCTTGTTCTTTTCAGAGGTTTTAAATTTCCCACTTTATCTTTCGCAATTTAGGTTATATTTTTATGTGTATCCAAATTCATATATTTTTAGATTATGTTTAGGTTATTGCTAACTAAGTTACAATGTACATTAAAATTATCTAACTTAATATATTTTTAACGTCATGTTCAGATTATCACAAAGGGATCAAAATTTCAAGGATAGTCATGTCGTCACGGAGAATTAAGATGGAAGCACTGCCATATGAACTCTTACCTTTATTGCAACAAAGGACTAAAAACTCCCACCGGAATTTAAACAAACCCTATAGGCATCTTGAAACAAAGAACATGTAAATCCGACAAAGGCATGACCAGTGGTGTTCGAAATTTCAGATTCATCTTCATCAAATTGAATAAAATGGGCGAAGAGATGAAGGGTGAAGCCAGTGTTGAAGAAATCCATTGAAGCGATGAGAGAATCTACAACTACAATCTCCAAGATTGGTCCCCAGCACAAGAGCAAAGATAAAGACAAACCAACCAAAGGTTAAGGAATACAATGTCATGAATGTGAATGTTTTAGTCGCATGAATGTCCCATACTTTTAAAAAAGCAGAAAAAGAAAATGTCAATCAGTTGGTCTGATTCTGATGATGAGAGTGAAAAAGAAACAACTAACAGGGTGATGTATTTCACTAGAAAATATGAATTTGGTAGTGAGTCTAGTGATGAAGACATCTATGATAAAGAGTTAGTTAAAGCATAAAAACTTTTGTAATGCAATGATTAACACTTCTCGTCTCGACTTCTTCTAAATTGAAAATACCAAAGTATCTTTCACATAGTATCATGTTTATTATTAAAATATCAAATGGATGTAAGATGTTACACTTTCCTTTTAAAGTAACTACATTATACTTGGTTGTAATATTTTTTGAGCTTCGTGGTATTCCATCTCCGAATGATTGATTCTCTGACTAGTGTCTCTAAGGTGTATGATCTTTTTCCTGTTCTAGAAATAACTCTATATGGTCCTTCCTAGTTATTTTCTAAATTCTCATCCCTAACATACTTTCCTCCAACATCATCGTTCTCAACAGATTTATGGTGTTCCTTTTTTCGTCTAATAGGTCTACTTCTGCCCTGATTACATTAGAATTATCTTCTTTGTCCATGGGGTGATATGTCCTTTAGCTTAATTCTTCAATTTTGACGGGAATGTCAACTTTTGTTCCATAAGTCAATCGGAATGGATTTTTGCTGATAGTTGAATGAGGCATGGTTCTATAAGCCCAAAAGACATGTGGAAGTCCATCTTCCCAATTTCCTTTGGCCGCTTATAACCTTTTCTTCAACCCAATAAGAATCATCATATGTATAAATTCAATTTGTCTATTAGTTTCATGGTGTTCTACTAATGTGAAGTGTTGTTTAACATTCAATTCTTCCAAAAGGATAATGAAATTCCTATCAGTGAACTAGGTACCATTATCTATAATGAAAACATGGGGATTCATATGCCATATTAGGCTGTTTCTTTTGAAGGATTTTAGATATTTGTTGTTGTAATGTTTGCCAATGTCTCTACATCTATAAACTTAGTGAAGTAATCTATTGCGACAATTAGGAACTTGTGTTGTCTTGGGTCTGAGGAAAATGAATGAGCATGTCCATTATCCAATGCGAGAATGGCCACAACGAAGTCAACGAGTGTAGCTTTAAACATGGTGTGTTATACATGTCTTTGTGTCACTGACACTAGTCTAATTTTATAACATATTCCTTCACGTATTATACCATGGTCAGCCAATAAAAGCCATCTCTAAAGACCATTTTCCCTAGCGCTCGGGCGCTTAGGTGTTTCCCTATGATCCCTTTGTGTACTTCGACCAAGGAATGGGAGACTTCTGTTGGAAATAAACCTTTTTGGTGTTTAGGAAAAGTGTGTGGGAATATTAGAGACTTGAATAGAAATTTGATAGGTAGGagaattatttatggaagagagaaCTTTGTATTTTTGCTTGATACAAATGTGTAACattacatctctatttatagtactctaagAAGAACTCTAGACACACTAATTCCAGAGAATTCTCAACTCTATATAttcaaagagtattctagaaaatattacaatcTTAAGAAATATCTAGATACTTCAAATACTACAAGACTTTTATAGAAACATTACCCAAAATAAACTAAGCccaaaaatcaaataataaagTTAGGCCCAAAACAAGTTTAATATTTCGACATCCCCCCTTAAACTTGATTTGTGACTCCAAGCATATTCCTTAGCTTCACGAAAGTTTCCAATTTGAGTGGCTTGGTGAAAATATCGGCAACTTGATCTTTAGACATCACATACTTcaacttcaccttcttcttcTCGATGCATTCTCTTATGAAGTGGTAACGAGTGTCGATGTGCTTACTTCTTTCATGAAATACATGATTCTTTGCCAAAACAAGTGTTGATTTATTGTCAACACATATTTCGACAGGATATTCTTATGGCATTTTTAATTCTTTCAACATATTCTTTAGCCAAACTGCATGACAAACACATCATGTGGCGATAACATGCTCAGCTTCACAAGTTGATAGTGTGATGATAGGTTGCTTCTTTGACATCCAAGTGAAAACAATATCTCCAATAAAGAACACAAAACCAATATTTCTCTTTCTATCATCCAAGTCTCCACTCCAATCACTATCGTTATAGCCAATAATCTCATAATTGTTAGAAGAGTAATAATGCAAGCCAAAGTTTGTTGTACCTTTCATGTATCGAAGGATTCTTTTTGCCACCTTGAAGTGATTTGTTGTTGGAGCTTCCATGTAGCGACTTAGGACTCCTACAACATAGAGAATATTCGGCCTTGTACTTGTCAAGTAATGCAGACTTCTAACCAAACGTTTGTAAAGAGTTGGATCAACAATCTCTCCATTTTCATGCTTACTCAACTTGCTGCCATATTCCATCAGGGTGCCAACTGGATTGGAATCATCCACCTTGAACTTCTTAAGGACCTCTTTGGCATAACCTTCTTGGGTGATAAAAATTCCTTTGTCTTCTTGCTTTACTTTGACGCCGAGATAATATTCCATGAGCCCCATATCTGTCATCTCAAATTCATTTGACATGTCTTTCTTGAACTCTTCGAACGTGCTTAAATTGTTCCCTGTGAAGAtcaagtcatcaacatataagcacACAATCAAAATATCTCCACTTTGCGCTTTAGTATAGAGTGCATGCTCATAGGGATACTTGATGAAATTCTTTTCTTGAAAGTACTTGTCGATTTGAACATTCTAAGCTCTCGGTGCTTGCTTGAGTCTGTACAATGCCTTCTTCAACTTCAAGACTTTCTCTTCTTTCCCTTTTAATTCATAGCCCTGTGGTTGCTCGATATAAACTTCTTCTTCGAGAAAACCATTTCAAGAAGTCCGACTTCACATCCATTTTGGGCTTCCAAAGAAATGATCAGTCTAATAGTTTCAAGACGAGCAACGGGGGAAAATACCTCATCATAGTCAATTCCTTGTCTTTGACTATAGCCTTTCGCCACCAATTTTGCTTTGCATCTCTCCATGCCTCCTTTTTAATTCTTCTTTACCTTGTACACCCATCTGACTCCGATTGCTTTGTGTCCTCGTGGAAGTGTAATAAGTTCCCATGTATCATTCTTCGTTATTGACTTGATTTCTTCTTCCATGGTGTCTCTCCATTTTACGTTTTCAACTGCTTCTTGATAGCTTAGAGGCTCACAATTACCCAAAAGGCAAAAAATGTTAATGTCATTTATGTTTTCGGTTACCTCATAAAGCTCTTCAATACTTCTTAGTCGCGGTGTCCTCTCACTTGAGCTTGTTTCATTCAACCTTGGTGTCGGTGAGGCCGGTGGTGTAATGTTTTCCTATATCATTGGTTGTTCCatttcgtcttcttcttcaaagtAAGGAAGAAAATCATACATGTCTTATTGAACACTCGAATcccaacaatcttcttcttcgAACTCCACGTCACGACTTATGACGATCTTTACACTATTTGGATTATAGAGCTTGTACCCTTTGGAACTTGAGTCGTAACCCATAAATACATACTTCTCTCTTTTATCATCGAGCTTTATTCTCCTTTAATCTGGAACGTGAGTATAGGAAATGCTTCCAAACACTTTTAGGTGAGAGATCCCAGGCTTCCTTCCACTTCATGCTTCTTATG includes:
- the LOC127137741 gene encoding uncharacterized mitochondrial protein AtMg00810-like, producing the protein MEEKEEAVTTTTLTMEREDGIHKKQEVVEEEVHCRGNNLSTFEEFKKDMSNEFEMTDMGLMEYYLGVKVKQEDKGIFITQEGYAKEVLKKFKVDDSNPVGTLMEYGSKLSKHENGEIVDPTLYKRLVRSLHYLTSTRPNILYVVGVLSRYMEAPTTNHFKVAKRILRYMKGTTNFGLHYYSSNNYEIIGYNDSDWSGDLDDRKRNIGFVFFIGDIVFTWMSKKQPIITLSTCEAEHVIAT